In the genome of Variovorax sp. PAMC26660, the window AACACGGCGTAGTCGTGCCTGCGCAGCGCCATGAACAGCGGGTGCTGCGCATGGTGCGTCTGGATCCACATCTCGGCCGTGGCGCCCTGCGCCGCAAGGTAGGCGGCGTCGCGCCCCGCGCGCCCCGCCGATTGCATCAGCAGGCTGAACAGCCGCTCGGGCGCGCGGAAGTCGCTGGAGAACAGCGCGCCGTCGGGGTTGACTGCGGCCACCAGCGTGATGCGCCGGAAGTCGTGGCCCTTGGCGATCATCTGCGTGCCGACCAGCACATCGATCTCGCCCGAATGCACGGCGGCAAGCTGCGATTCGAGCGCACCTTGCTTCTTGGTGCTGTCGGCATCGATGCGCGCGATGCGCACCGCGCTGCCGTCGGGGCGCGTCACGGCCGCGAACAGTTCGGCCAGGTGCTCTTCGAGCCGCTCGGTGCCACGGCCCACCGGCGCGATGTCGGGGTTGCCGCAGGCCGGGCAGGCGCGCGGCACGCGCTCTGTAAAGCCGCAGTGATGGCAGCGCAGCGTGCGGTCGATCTTGTGGAACACGCGGTAGGCGCTGCAGTGAGGGCATTCGCTCTTCCAGCCGCAGTCGCCGCAGGCCAGCACGGGCGCATAGCCGCGCCGGTTCAGGAAGATCATGCTCTGCTCGCCGCGCGCGATGCGCTGGCCGATGGCGTCGAGCAGCGCGCCCGACAGCACCGTCTTCGGCGGTTGCAGGTTCATGTCGACCAGCCGCACCGCCGGCAATTCGCCCGCGCCGATGCGCGAGGGCATGGCCAGCCGCACATAGCGCCCACCCGGGTCTTCGCCTTCGGCGGAGCGGCTCTGGTGCCAGCTTTCGAGCGAGGGCGTGGCCGACCCGAGGATCACCTTTGCGCTCTCGCGCTGCCCACGCCACACCGCCAGGTCGCGTGCCGAATAGCGGGCGCCTTCTTGCTGCTTGTAGCTGGGGTCGTGTTCCTCGTCGACCACGATCAGCTTGAGCCCCGGGATCGACGCGAACACCGCCATGCGCGTGCCCAGCACGATGCGCGCGGCGCCGCTGTGCGCCGCCAGCCAGCTCGCGAGCCGCTGCGGATTCGTCATGCCGCTGTGCAGTGACACCACGGCTTCGTCACCGAAGCGCGCCTTGAAACGTGCTTCCAATTGCGGCGTGAGGTTGATCTCGGGCACCATCACCAGCGCCTGTGCCTCGGGGTCGCGCGCCAGCAGCTCGGCCACGCAGCGCAGATAAACCTCGGTCTTGCCGCTGCCGGTGCTGCCGACCAGCAGGAAGGTGCCGCTTTCGGCCTCGATACGGGCCAGCACGCTGGTCTGCTCTGCGCTCAGGGCAACCAGGTTGGCGGCTTCGGTCGTCTCGGCGACCGGGCCGGCCGTTGTCTTGCGCTTCAGGCGCCGCGCCAGTTGCGTGGTCGTCAGGTCGCGCAGTTGCGGCGGCAGGGCGGCCAGGGCGATTTCGCCGATCGAGCGCTGGTAATAGCGCGCGGCAAAAGCCACCAGGTCGCGCCAGGCTTCGCCTAGCGGGGCCAGCGCATCGAGCGCCGCGCCCACGGGCTTGAGCGCCATGTCGGGCTCGGCCCCTGCCAGCGAAGTGGGCTCGTTCCAGACCACGCCCAGCACCTCGCGCCGGCCCAGCGGCACCCGCACCAGCGTGCCGGGCACCAGCGGCTCCGCGCCGGCGTAGCTCAGCAGGTCGCCGAGCGCGGCATGCGCCGGCGTCTGCACCGCGATGTCGAGCCGCCATGACAAGGCCGCCGGCGCACTCGCGGGCGCCGGCGCAGCGCTGCCGTCCGTCGTCGTGGCGCCCGGTTCAGGGGCTGGGTGGGTTGTGGAAATGGGCGGGCCTGTTGGAAAGGTTTGTTAATGCGACTTTGAACAAAACCGCTTAAGTCGTTGATTTTTCAGCGCTTTGCCTGCCATCCAGAGTTTCTGTGGATAACTTTGTTGACAACCGGGCTCGACACGCTGGCGAGCCTTGAAAATCAAGGCTCTGACTGGATTGCCCGGAAAAAAAGCAAAAATCAAATCCTATATAAATCAACCACTTAGCGTCGCTATCTCTTTGGTAGCAAAGAGAGGGGTGCCTCAGATAATCTTGCGCAGTGCAACACGGATTTTGTGCATAAGTCTGGACCGCAATACCGTTTTTGAGCTTGACAAACGGCTGCGAACCGACTTTTGAGGGCGTTCCGGCGTCTGCGCACGGTTCGCCCTTTGAGTCACACTTTTAACGGCGCAGGGCGCGCGACTGGGCGTGCACCGCCTGGACCAGCGCCGCCACATGGTCCGGCGGCGTGAACTGGCTGATGCCGTGGCCCAGGTTGAAGATGTGGGTCGGTCCCTTGGCGTTGCGGTCGGCGTGCGGCTTGCCGAAGGCCTGCAGCACCTTGGCCACCTCGGCTTCGATCTGCGCGGGCGGCGCGAACAGCACGTTCGGGTCGATGTTGCCCTGCAGCGCCTTGGCCTTGTCGTCGGCGCCTTCGGCGATCTGCTTTCGCGCGACGCCCAGGTTCACCGTCCAGTCGACGCCCAGCACTTCGCAATCAAGCTCGCGCATGGCGTCCAGCCACAGACCGCCGCCCTTGGTGAACACGATGCGCGGCACGGGCTGGCCGTCAGGGCCGGTGCGCTTCAAGCCCGCCAGAACGCGCGCCGTGTAGGCGAGGCTGAATTCCTGGAAGGCGCCGTCGGCCAGCACGCCGCCCCAGCTGTCGAACACCATCACGGCCTGTGCGCCGGCGTCGATCTGCGCGTTGAGGTAGGTGGCTACCGAATCGGCATTGACCGCGAGGATGCGGTGCATCAGGTCGGGGCGGCTGTACAGCATGCTCTTGACGAGCCGGTAGTCGCTGGAGCCAGCGCCTTCGACCATGTAGCAGGCCAGCGTCCACGGGCTACCCGAAAAGCCGATCAGCGGCACGCGGCCGTCGAGCGCCTTGCGGATCGAGGCCACCGCGCTGAACACATAGCGCAGCCTGTCCATGTCGGGGACTTCGAGCGCGGCCACGGCCGCTTCGTCGCGCACCGGGCGCGCAAAGCGTGGGCCTTCGCCGGCCTCGAACGACAGGCCCAGGCCCATGGCGTCGGGCACGGTGAGGATGTCCGAGAACAGGATGGCGGCGTCGAGCGGGTAGCGCGCCAGCGGCTGCAGCGTGACTTCGGTGGCGTAGTCGGTGTTGGTCGCCAGCCCCATGAAGCTGCCCGCCTTGGCGCGCGTGGCGACGTATTCGGGCAGAT includes:
- the priA gene encoding primosomal protein N', which encodes MSWRLDIAVQTPAHAALGDLLSYAGAEPLVPGTLVRVPLGRREVLGVVWNEPTSLAGAEPDMALKPVGAALDALAPLGEAWRDLVAFAARYYQRSIGEIALAALPPQLRDLTTTQLARRLKRKTTAGPVAETTEAANLVALSAEQTSVLARIEAESGTFLLVGSTGSGKTEVYLRCVAELLARDPEAQALVMVPEINLTPQLEARFKARFGDEAVVSLHSGMTNPQRLASWLAAHSGAARIVLGTRMAVFASIPGLKLIVVDEEHDPSYKQQEGARYSARDLAVWRGQRESAKVILGSATPSLESWHQSRSAEGEDPGGRYVRLAMPSRIGAGELPAVRLVDMNLQPPKTVLSGALLDAIGQRIARGEQSMIFLNRRGYAPVLACGDCGWKSECPHCSAYRVFHKIDRTLRCHHCGFTERVPRACPACGNPDIAPVGRGTERLEEHLAELFAAVTRPDGSAVRIARIDADSTKKQGALESQLAAVHSGEIDVLVGTQMIAKGHDFRRITLVAAVNPDGALFSSDFRAPERLFSLLMQSAGRAGRDAAYLAAQGATAEMWIQTHHAQHPLFMALRRHDYAVFAQQQLDERRAAGMPPFAFQALLRADAREQSVAQAFLNIAADKAEALPGADLVTRYPAVPLAIQRVANVERAQMLIESPSRAALQRLLAGWQPLLHELRRTPEGKGVIRWLVDVDPHSI
- the hemE gene encoding uroporphyrinogen decarboxylase is translated as MPFAPLQNDTFLRACWRQATDHTPVWLMRQAGRYLPEYVATRAKAGSFMGLATNTDYATEVTLQPLARYPLDAAILFSDILTVPDAMGLGLSFEAGEGPRFARPVRDEAAVAALEVPDMDRLRYVFSAVASIRKALDGRVPLIGFSGSPWTLACYMVEGAGSSDYRLVKSMLYSRPDLMHRILAVNADSVATYLNAQIDAGAQAVMVFDSWGGVLADGAFQEFSLAYTARVLAGLKRTGPDGQPVPRIVFTKGGGLWLDAMRELDCEVLGVDWTVNLGVARKQIAEGADDKAKALQGNIDPNVLFAPPAQIEAEVAKVLQAFGKPHADRNAKGPTHIFNLGHGISQFTPPDHVAALVQAVHAQSRALRR